One region of Deltaproteobacteria bacterium genomic DNA includes:
- the ilvB gene encoding biosynthetic-type acetolactate synthase large subunit, translating into MKLNGAQILMKMLESEGVDTIFGYPGGVLIDLYDALFQTDIRHILVRHEQGAIHAADGFARASGKVGVCLVTSGPGATNTVTGIASAYADSVPVVILTGQVPTHLIGNDAFQEVDIVGITRPCTKHNYLVSKVEDLARIIREAFYLARSGRPGPVLVDLPKNVMAAKMTFKEPPKEVKMRSYNPTYEPNPRQVEKFVKTLLEAERPMIFAGGGVNMSSASEELTRLARRLSIPVTMSLMGLGGFPGTDPLSLGMIGMHGTCRANRATGECDVLVGIGVRFDDRVTGKVDCFASQAKIVHVDIDPTSIRKNVPVYLPVVGDCRMTLAAVNKLLDEMDLSCVAAARKPWLDAITDWKRPPDNVYVQGPDVIKPQYVVERLYALTRGNALITTEVGQNQMWAAQFYLFDRPHRFITSGGLGVMGFGLPAAIGAQAARPNQLVVDIAGDGSIQMNIQELATAMQDKLPVKVVILNNGYLGMVRQWQQLFYDKRYNATVMDVAPDFVKLAEAYGATGLRATKPSEVDAVLKKGIETPGPVLMDFVVEREECVMPMVPAGAALTEMLLV; encoded by the coding sequence ATGAAGTTGAACGGCGCGCAGATATTGATGAAGATGCTGGAATCCGAAGGCGTTGACACCATTTTCGGCTATCCGGGCGGGGTACTGATCGATCTTTACGACGCCCTGTTTCAGACCGATATCCGCCACATCCTGGTAAGGCACGAGCAGGGGGCCATTCACGCGGCGGACGGCTTCGCCAGGGCAAGCGGCAAGGTGGGCGTGTGCCTCGTAACCTCAGGCCCCGGAGCCACCAATACCGTGACCGGCATCGCCTCAGCCTACGCGGACTCAGTCCCGGTGGTGATTTTAACCGGCCAAGTGCCCACCCATCTCATAGGCAACGACGCTTTCCAGGAAGTTGACATCGTGGGAATCACCCGTCCCTGCACCAAGCACAACTACCTTGTGAGCAAGGTGGAGGATTTGGCCCGCATCATCCGGGAAGCCTTTTATCTGGCCCGAAGCGGCAGGCCCGGCCCGGTTCTGGTGGATCTGCCTAAAAACGTCATGGCCGCCAAAATGACCTTCAAGGAGCCGCCCAAGGAAGTGAAGATGCGCTCCTACAACCCCACCTACGAGCCCAACCCCCGGCAGGTGGAAAAATTCGTCAAAACCCTTTTGGAAGCCGAAAGGCCCATGATCTTCGCGGGCGGCGGGGTCAACATGAGCTCGGCCTCGGAGGAGCTGACAAGGCTCGCCCGCAGGCTCTCCATTCCCGTCACCATGTCCCTCATGGGCCTGGGTGGATTTCCGGGAACGGACCCCCTGTCTCTGGGCATGATAGGGATGCACGGCACCTGCCGCGCCAACAGGGCCACCGGCGAATGCGACGTTCTGGTGGGCATAGGAGTCCGCTTCGACGACCGGGTGACCGGCAAGGTGGACTGCTTCGCAAGCCAGGCCAAAATCGTCCATGTGGACATCGACCCCACATCCATCCGCAAGAACGTGCCTGTGTACCTGCCCGTTGTGGGTGACTGCAGGATGACCCTGGCCGCAGTCAACAAGCTTTTGGACGAGATGGACTTATCCTGCGTGGCCGCCGCCCGCAAACCCTGGCTGGACGCCATCACCGACTGGAAGCGCCCGCCCGACAATGTTTACGTCCAGGGGCCGGACGTCATTAAGCCCCAGTACGTGGTTGAGCGCCTCTACGCCCTGACCAGGGGAAACGCCCTCATCACCACAGAGGTGGGCCAGAACCAGATGTGGGCTGCCCAGTTCTATCTTTTCGACCGGCCACACAGGTTCATCACATCAGGCGGCCTTGGGGTCATGGGCTTCGGGCTTCCGGCGGCCATCGGTGCGCAGGCGGCCAGGCCCAACCAACTGGTTGTGGACATCGCGGGCGACGGCTCCATCCAGATGAACATCCAGGAGCTGGCCACCGCCATGCAGGACAAGCTGCCGGTAAAAGTAGTCATCCTGAACAACGGTTATCTCGGCATGGTGCGCCAGTGGCAGCAGCTTTTTTACGACAAGCGCTACAACGCGACAGTCATGGACGTTGCCCCTGATTTCGTGAAACTGGCCGAAGCCTACGGCGCAACGGGCCTCAGGGCCACCAAGCCAAGCGAAGTGGACGCGGTGCTTAAAAAGGGCATCGAGACTCCCGGCCCTGTTCTCATGGATTTCGTGGTGGAGCGAGAGGAGTGCGTGATGCCGATGGTTCCCGCCGGGGCCGCTTTGACCGAGATGCTCCTGGTGTAA
- the ilvN gene encoding acetolactate synthase small subunit, whose translation MAEEKHVLSILVENQPGVLSRVAGLFSGRGFNIESLCVAESHEPGTSRITLVTKANEALIEQITKQINKIVNVIKVSDLSDEPAVFREMALIKVKTKPEHRAEVLRMVDIFRCKVVDISADHYTLELTGDQGKIEAFLDLLRPMGIKEIARTGICSLSREKRQ comes from the coding sequence ATGGCGGAAGAAAAACACGTTTTGAGCATCCTGGTGGAAAACCAGCCCGGCGTCCTTTCCCGCGTTGCGGGGCTTTTTTCGGGCCGGGGCTTCAATATAGAAAGCCTGTGCGTGGCCGAATCACACGAGCCGGGCACGAGCCGCATTACGCTCGTCACCAAGGCCAACGAGGCTTTGATCGAGCAGATAACCAAGCAGATAAATAAAATTGTGAACGTCATAAAGGTATCGGACCTTTCGGACGAACCAGCGGTTTTCCGGGAAATGGCCCTCATAAAGGTCAAAACCAAGCCCGAACACCGGGCGGAGGTCCTGCGCATGGTGGATATCTTCCGGTGCAAGGTGGTGGATATTTCCGCCGACCACTACACCCTGGAACTCACGGGCGACCAAGGCAAGATCGAGGCATTTCTCGATCTTCTACGCCCGATGGGCATAAAGGAAATCGCCCGCACGGGGATATGCTCACTTTCAAGGGAGAAGAGGCAGTAA